The sequence ATATTGACGGATGCACCGGATATTGATACGCTGGTGTTGGCGTGTACTCATTATCCGATTTTGACCAGGAAGATAAGGCAGTTTTTGCCCGCGGGGATTACGCTTTTATCACAGGGAAAGATTGTTGCTCATAGCCTGAAAGATTATCTGGTAAGACATCCTGAAATGGAAACGAGATTGAGTAAGAATGGTAGCAGGAGATTCTTTACAACAGATGATCCGGTTATTTTTGAAAAGCTGACAAACATCTTCTTTGGAGAGACAGTTAAGACTGAATTCTTAGAACACAAGAAATAAAATGAATTAAGCCGGCCGCAGGCCATTGCGCGATTCCAATAAAAAAGAAGGTGTATCATTAATAAATGAAACTCCTGAGAAACGCATACAATGGAATCTGGCTCCATCAGGTATCCGAACTAAAAGAGGGTGTATCTAATTTCAGATACACCCTCTTTTTTATTAGTAGGAATTTAAAGTAGTTTAAAATTATTTCCCTTCTAATCCTAACAGAAACGAATACTGCAATGCCACATCTTCCAAAGGCTTAAACCTTCCTGAAGCCCCGCCATGCCCCGCTTCCATATCTGTCTTGAACAACAATAAATGCTTATCCGTTTTCAACGCTCTCAACTTCGCCACCCACTTAGCCGGCTCCCAATACTGCACCTGTGAATCATGCAGCCCTGTCAACACCAGCATATTTGGATAATCCTGCGCTACCACATTATCATAAGGAGAATAAGATTTCATATAATCATAGTACTCCTTATTCTTTGGATTGCCCCACTCATCAAACTCACCCGTGGTCAATGGAATACTCTCATCCAACATAGTCGTAACCACATCTACAAATGGCACCGCCGCTATCACACCATTCCATAACTTAGGCCGCATATTTACAACAGCACCCATCAGCAAACCACCAGCACTACCACCCATCGCATACAAATGCGCACTATCCGTATACTTTTGTGCCACTAAGAATTCTGCACAATCAATAAAGTCATAAAACGTATTCTTCTTCTTAAACAACTTTCCATCTTCATACCACTGTCTGCCCATCTCTTCTCCTCCACGAATATGCGCTATTGCATATGCAAATCCTCTATCTAATAAACTCAGCCTGTTTGAACTAAAACCCGGATCAATGCTGTGACCATAAGAACCATATCCATACAGCAACAAAGGTCGCTTGCCATCCTTTTCAAATCCTTTTTTATACACGATAGAGATCGGCACTTTCACACCATCTCTCGCTGTTGCATACACACGCTCGGTCACATAATTTTTCGGGTCATAACCACCCAATACTTCCTGTCTTTTCTTCAGCTCATTTGTCTTCGCATCCATGTCATAATCATAGGTGGAAGAAGGCGTCGTCATTGAAGTATATACATAGCGCAATGTCTTCGTATCAAACTCAGGATTGATAGACACACTCGCTACATAAGCAGGTTCATCAAAGTGCAGGTAATGTTCCTGATGTGTATGTGTATTGATCACACGCAGTTGTGTGAGACCATTCTTACGCTCACTCAGTACCATATGCTCTTTGAACAACTCCTGACCTTCCAGCAAAACATCTGTACGATGTGGAATCACCTCTTTCCAATCCCTGATACCCGTCTTGTCCAGCGGGCATTCCATCAGTCTGAAATTCTTCGCCTGGTAGTTTGTTCTGATATAAAA is a genomic window of Chitinophaga sp. LS1 containing:
- a CDS encoding S9 family peptidase, producing MSAESTTTIAAPVAEKKDTALTINGDTRIDSYYWMNDRNDPKVLAYLNAENTYLDTMMASATQLRKKLYEEMRGRIMETDASVPYLKEGYYYYTRYVEGKEYPIYCRKKGSLEAKEEITLNVNEMAAGHDYYQVGGMAVSPDGQWLAFGVDTVSRRQYTIRIKNLQTGEILPDAILNTTGGAAWASDNKTFFYTGKDPVTLRADRIGRHVVGTEAAKDKEVFHEKDETFNTIAYRSKSGQYIFIASESTLSSEYRILDASKPMGDAKVFYPRQHDLLYDVDHQDQHFYIRTNYQAKNFRLMECPLDKTGIRDWKEVIPHRTDVLLEGQELFKEHMVLSERKNGLTQLRVINTHTHQEHYLHFDEPAYVASVSINPEFDTKTLRYVYTSMTTPSSTYDYDMDAKTNELKKRQEVLGGYDPKNYVTERVYATARDGVKVPISIVYKKGFEKDGKRPLLLYGYGSYGHSIDPGFSSNRLSLLDRGFAYAIAHIRGGEEMGRQWYEDGKLFKKKNTFYDFIDCAEFLVAQKYTDSAHLYAMGGSAGGLLMGAVVNMRPKLWNGVIAAVPFVDVVTTMLDESIPLTTGEFDEWGNPKNKEYYDYMKSYSPYDNVVAQDYPNMLVLTGLHDSQVQYWEPAKWVAKLRALKTDKHLLLFKTDMEAGHGGASGRFKPLEDVALQYSFLLGLEGK